The following proteins come from a genomic window of Methylorubrum populi:
- a CDS encoding UDP-glucose dehydrogenase family protein → MRIAMIGSGYVGLVSGACLADFGHEVVCIDKDPEKIAALNEGRMPIYEPGLDALVADNVRQKRLAFSTDLKPAVAQAQAVFIAVGTPSRRGDGFADLSYVYAAAREIAEALTGYAVVVTKSTVPVGTGDEVERILREARPDLDVGVASNPEFLREGAAIGDFKRPDRIVIGAEDARAAAVMQEVYRPLYLNQAPILLTGRRTAELTKYAANAFLATKITFINEIADLCEQVGANVQEVARGIGLDNRIGAKFLHAGPGYGGSCFPKDTLALVKTAQDYGTPVRIVETVVAVNDQRKRAMARKVIAACGGSVRGKRVALLGLTFKPNTDDMRDAPSLSIIAGLQDAGARIVAYDPEGMEQARPLLQDVAYAEDAYACAEGADALVIVTEWNAFRALDLARLKALMAAPVLVDLRNVYAPAEVERHGFAYSGIGIA, encoded by the coding sequence ATGCGCATCGCGATGATTGGCTCGGGCTATGTCGGCCTGGTCTCGGGCGCCTGCCTGGCCGATTTCGGCCACGAGGTCGTCTGCATCGACAAGGATCCCGAAAAGATCGCCGCCCTCAACGAGGGCCGCATGCCGATCTACGAGCCCGGCCTCGACGCCCTGGTGGCCGACAACGTCCGCCAGAAGCGGCTCGCCTTCTCCACCGACCTCAAGCCCGCCGTCGCGCAGGCCCAGGCCGTCTTCATCGCCGTGGGCACGCCGTCGCGCCGCGGCGACGGCTTTGCCGACCTCTCCTACGTCTACGCCGCGGCACGTGAGATCGCCGAGGCGCTCACCGGCTACGCCGTCGTCGTCACCAAGTCGACCGTGCCGGTCGGCACCGGCGACGAGGTCGAGCGCATCCTGCGCGAGGCCCGCCCCGACCTCGATGTCGGCGTCGCCTCCAACCCCGAATTCCTGCGCGAGGGCGCCGCCATCGGCGACTTCAAGCGCCCCGACCGCATCGTCATCGGCGCCGAGGATGCCCGCGCCGCCGCCGTGATGCAGGAGGTCTACCGCCCGCTCTACCTCAACCAGGCGCCGATCCTGCTCACCGGGCGGCGCACGGCCGAGCTGACCAAGTACGCCGCCAACGCCTTCCTGGCCACCAAGATCACCTTCATCAACGAGATCGCCGACCTGTGCGAGCAGGTCGGCGCCAACGTGCAGGAGGTCGCCCGCGGCATCGGGCTGGACAACCGCATCGGCGCGAAGTTCCTGCATGCCGGGCCGGGCTACGGCGGCTCGTGCTTTCCCAAGGACACGCTGGCCCTGGTGAAGACGGCGCAGGATTACGGCACGCCGGTGCGGATCGTCGAGACGGTGGTGGCGGTCAACGACCAGCGCAAGCGCGCCATGGCGCGCAAGGTGATCGCGGCCTGCGGCGGTTCGGTGCGGGGCAAGCGGGTGGCGCTACTGGGCCTGACGTTCAAGCCGAACACCGACGACATGCGCGACGCGCCCTCGCTGTCGATCATCGCTGGCCTGCAGGATGCGGGCGCGCGGATCGTGGCCTACGATCCGGAAGGCATGGAGCAGGCGCGGCCGCTTCTGCAGGACGTGGCCTATGCCGAGGACGCCTATGCCTGCGCGGAGGGAGCGGACGCGCTGGTGATCGTGACGGAGTGGAACGCGTTCCGGGCGCTGGATCTGGCCCGGCTGAAGGCGCTGATGGCCGCGCCCGTCCTCGTCGACCTGCGCAACGTCTACGCGCCTGCGGAGGTCGAGCGCCACGGCTTCGCCTATTCCGGCATCGGAATTGCGTGA
- a CDS encoding glycosyltransferase family 2 protein encodes MAERAGPQARLTSPLEPTLAGRPLPATGTDGADLRIDLAGAGLGGAWVSVTWRDAGSGGIARALLSAVSGDGASVALVEEPLGGDAFAWTGRLPPDVATLRLTALSRSDPFRLRDLRIIRRGRFGIVARAGLRQPGLTAQAVYWRVLGLKVRARGLIARALAHRAETGYAAWIARFDRLTTAERARIRAEIAGWEARPLISILMPAHDPDPRVLEAAIRSVRSQLYPAWELCIADDASTDPRIPRLIARHAREEPRIRCVRRPENGHIARATNDALGLASGAYAAFLDHDDLLAENALFEVAAAVRADPDLELIYSDEDKVDGRGRRFEPHFKSGYDRELLWAQNYVNHLSVVRTETLRRLGGLRPGFEGSQDHDLLLRLTEGLDRARVRHIPKVLYHWRAAAGSGTFSDRALARAEDARLRALAEVASRRGARAERGEQGFNRLLRPLPDPSPLVSVVIPTRDRAELLGVVLDGLFARTDYPALDVIVVDNGSSEPATRDLFARYAAEPRLRVLSVPGPFNFSDLSNRGAAAARGSILLFLNNDIEVLEPGWLTELAAIASDPEIGAVGAKLLYPDGTIQHGGIVLGIGGIAGHSHLGLPGDAPGYFARMQLSQEVSAVTGACLAMRSEVFREVGGFDAAHLAVAFNDVDLCLRIRSAGYRIVWTPYARLVHHESKSRGAEDTPEKRARFEAESRVMRERWEPVLRADPYYNPNFSRAAAHYRL; translated from the coding sequence ATGGCGGAGCGGGCCGGGCCCCAGGCGAGGCTCACGTCGCCGCTCGAGCCGACGCTCGCAGGCCGTCCGCTGCCGGCGACGGGCACGGACGGAGCCGACTTGCGCATCGATCTTGCCGGCGCCGGCCTCGGCGGTGCCTGGGTCAGCGTGACGTGGCGCGATGCCGGCAGCGGCGGCATTGCCCGCGCCCTCCTCAGCGCGGTCTCGGGCGACGGTGCGAGCGTGGCGCTGGTCGAGGAGCCGCTCGGCGGCGACGCCTTCGCCTGGACCGGCCGGCTGCCGCCGGACGTCGCGACCTTGCGCCTGACGGCCCTGTCGCGGAGCGACCCCTTCCGGCTGCGCGACCTCAGGATCATCCGCCGCGGACGCTTCGGGATCGTGGCGCGGGCCGGCCTCCGCCAACCCGGCCTGACCGCCCAGGCGGTCTACTGGCGCGTCCTCGGCCTCAAAGTCCGCGCCCGCGGGCTGATCGCGCGGGCGCTCGCGCACCGGGCCGAGACCGGCTACGCCGCCTGGATCGCGAGGTTCGACCGGCTCACGACGGCGGAGCGCGCGCGGATCCGCGCCGAGATCGCGGGCTGGGAGGCGCGCCCGCTCATCTCCATCCTGATGCCGGCGCACGATCCCGACCCGCGCGTGCTGGAGGCGGCGATCCGCTCGGTGCGCAGCCAGCTCTACCCGGCCTGGGAACTCTGCATCGCCGACGACGCCTCCACTGATCCGCGCATCCCGCGGCTGATCGCCCGCCACGCGCGGGAAGAGCCGCGCATCCGCTGCGTGCGTAGGCCGGAGAACGGCCACATCGCCCGCGCGACCAACGACGCCCTGGGCCTGGCGAGCGGCGCCTACGCCGCCTTCCTCGACCACGACGATCTCCTCGCCGAGAACGCCCTGTTCGAGGTGGCCGCCGCCGTCCGGGCCGATCCGGACCTCGAGCTGATCTACAGCGACGAGGACAAGGTCGATGGCCGCGGCCGCCGCTTCGAGCCGCATTTCAAGTCGGGCTACGACCGCGAGCTGCTGTGGGCCCAGAACTACGTGAACCATCTCAGCGTGGTCCGCACGGAGACGCTGCGCCGGCTCGGCGGCCTGCGGCCCGGCTTCGAGGGAAGCCAGGATCACGATCTGCTTCTGCGCCTGACCGAGGGGCTCGACCGCGCCCGCGTGCGCCACATCCCCAAGGTGCTCTATCACTGGCGGGCGGCGGCCGGCTCCGGCACCTTCTCCGACCGGGCGCTCGCGCGGGCCGAGGATGCCCGCCTGCGGGCGCTCGCCGAGGTGGCTTCGCGGCGGGGCGCCCGGGCCGAGCGCGGAGAGCAGGGCTTCAACCGGCTGCTGCGTCCCCTGCCGGACCCGTCCCCCCTCGTCTCCGTCGTCATCCCGACCCGCGACCGGGCGGAGCTGCTCGGCGTCGTCCTCGACGGGCTGTTCGCGCGCACCGACTATCCGGCCCTGGATGTCATCGTCGTCGACAACGGCAGCTCGGAGCCGGCGACGCGGGATCTGTTCGCGCGCTACGCTGCCGAGCCGCGCCTGCGCGTGCTGTCCGTGCCGGGTCCGTTCAACTTCTCCGATCTGTCGAATCGCGGCGCGGCGGCGGCGCGGGGATCGATCCTTCTGTTCCTCAACAACGACATCGAGGTGCTGGAGCCGGGCTGGCTCACCGAACTCGCCGCGATCGCGAGCGACCCGGAGATCGGCGCGGTCGGCGCGAAGCTCCTCTATCCCGACGGCACGATCCAGCACGGCGGGATCGTCCTCGGCATCGGCGGCATCGCCGGCCACAGCCATCTCGGCCTGCCGGGCGACGCGCCCGGCTACTTCGCGCGGATGCAGCTGTCGCAGGAGGTCTCCGCGGTGACCGGCGCCTGCCTCGCGATGCGGTCCGAGGTCTTCCGCGAGGTCGGCGGCTTCGATGCCGCGCATCTGGCGGTCGCCTTCAACGACGTGGACCTGTGCCTCAGGATCCGCTCGGCCGGCTACCGCATCGTCTGGACGCCGTATGCCCGCCTCGTCCACCACGAATCGAAGAGCCGAGGCGCCGAGGACACGCCGGAGAAGCGCGCCCGCTTCGAGGCCGAATCGCGGGTGATGCGCGAGCGGTGGGAGCCCGTGCTGCGGGCCGACCCGTACTACAATCCGAATTTCTCCCGGGCCGCGGCGCATTACCGGCTGTAG
- a CDS encoding P-loop ATPase, Sll1717 family, whose amino-acid sequence MAGQKVAFVAYSSRDPAVAGLILEGVRHANAVSAQPVRYEPWVFNDIAGNPLISPILAKIDEAPFVVADISYLNLNVVYEVGFTVGRGKRAFLIRHSGTVGDRGVAKEAGIFDTLGYHEYGSADDLRNRLTSHVDEAALPFNLTLDRKAPVYLIEPPTRTAAAIMVVSRVKKAGYRYRSFMPTEDTRLAAADAVRQVSASAGIVLLLQQPELEGAEVHNVRALFVAGLAHGMGKPTLILCPAGYDAPLDIRDAVRTYRFPDDITDRVADFCPSINDHLQQADTSPIETGGLLQSMSIGDPTAENEMTTLSQYFLKTSQYDRALRGDVNLVVGRKGSGKTALFIRVRDKIRADKRNIVVDLKPEGYQLLKLKDDILSYLTEGARQHLITAFWEYLILLEVTYKLLEKDRGTYKFNHEINALYLELDAAYRVDNFSAEGDFSERLLTLSQRIGDQYAARYGHEDGRKLTSQQVTELLYTHDLRALRDRVSRYLEKKGTVWVLFDNLDKGWSTQGVDVIDAIALRCLIDAGRKVEREMQRAGHQFRCIVFVRNDVYEHLMANSADYGKEMRATLDWTDPDLLREMLRLRLVSGLDGKAAEVSFEQIWPTICASHFRGEESSAFIIERSLMRPRNVLKIFNHARGFATNFSRLRISEEDIQKGMRAYSQDLLIELDRELSDVQPAAKDLLYHFIDAPSVLDAAALGRIVEEAGIEAAGAEGVTDFLLYYGVLGVRTGDTDFFIFNVAYDLKALKIRAKRGGANTLYLINPAFGPALGLKEFKDSVVDLDEPALPL is encoded by the coding sequence ATGGCCGGCCAGAAGGTTGCCTTTGTCGCGTACTCGTCCCGTGACCCGGCCGTGGCAGGGCTAATCTTAGAAGGCGTCAGGCATGCGAATGCGGTCTCCGCTCAGCCTGTCCGCTACGAGCCATGGGTTTTCAACGACATCGCGGGCAATCCACTGATCTCCCCGATCCTCGCGAAGATCGACGAGGCGCCCTTCGTCGTCGCTGACATCAGCTATCTCAACCTGAACGTGGTCTACGAAGTGGGGTTCACGGTCGGACGCGGCAAGCGCGCGTTCCTGATCCGGCATTCTGGGACGGTCGGAGACCGCGGCGTCGCGAAGGAGGCGGGCATCTTCGATACCCTGGGCTATCACGAGTACGGCTCGGCGGATGACCTAAGGAACCGGCTCACGAGCCACGTCGACGAGGCCGCGCTGCCCTTCAACCTCACGCTCGACCGCAAGGCCCCGGTCTACCTCATCGAGCCACCGACCCGGACGGCCGCGGCGATCATGGTAGTCTCTCGGGTGAAGAAGGCTGGCTACCGCTACCGCAGCTTCATGCCGACCGAGGACACCCGGTTGGCCGCGGCGGACGCGGTCCGGCAGGTCTCGGCCTCGGCCGGCATCGTCCTCCTGCTGCAGCAGCCTGAGCTGGAGGGCGCTGAAGTTCACAATGTGCGAGCATTGTTCGTCGCGGGCCTCGCTCACGGGATGGGCAAGCCGACCCTGATCCTGTGCCCGGCGGGCTATGACGCTCCCCTCGACATCCGGGACGCCGTACGCACGTACCGCTTTCCGGACGACATCACTGACCGGGTCGCGGATTTCTGTCCGAGCATCAACGACCACTTGCAACAGGCGGACACGTCCCCAATCGAGACCGGCGGGCTGTTGCAGAGCATGTCAATCGGGGACCCGACCGCTGAGAACGAGATGACGACACTGTCGCAGTACTTCCTCAAGACCAGTCAGTACGACCGGGCCCTGCGGGGCGACGTGAACCTCGTGGTTGGCCGCAAGGGATCGGGCAAGACCGCACTCTTCATCCGCGTCCGTGACAAGATCCGGGCGGACAAGCGCAACATCGTGGTCGACCTCAAGCCCGAGGGCTACCAGCTGCTCAAGCTCAAGGACGACATCCTCTCCTACCTGACCGAGGGCGCGCGCCAACACTTGATTACCGCGTTCTGGGAGTACCTCATCCTGTTGGAGGTCACCTATAAGCTCCTAGAAAAGGACCGAGGGACCTACAAATTTAATCACGAAATCAACGCATTATACCTTGAGCTCGATGCGGCCTACCGCGTGGACAACTTTTCGGCCGAGGGCGATTTCTCCGAGCGGCTGCTGACGCTGTCACAACGGATTGGCGACCAGTACGCCGCCCGGTACGGCCACGAAGACGGGCGGAAGCTAACCTCGCAGCAGGTCACCGAGCTGCTTTACACCCACGACCTTCGTGCCCTGCGGGACCGGGTATCGCGTTACTTGGAAAAGAAGGGGACTGTCTGGGTCCTATTTGACAATTTGGACAAGGGCTGGTCCACCCAGGGCGTCGACGTGATCGATGCCATTGCGCTGCGCTGTTTGATCGACGCGGGCCGTAAGGTCGAACGGGAGATGCAGCGCGCCGGCCACCAGTTCCGCTGCATCGTGTTCGTGCGTAACGACGTCTACGAGCACCTCATGGCCAACTCGGCCGATTACGGCAAGGAGATGCGGGCAACCCTCGACTGGACCGATCCGGACCTGCTGCGCGAGATGCTGCGCTTGCGCCTGGTCTCCGGCCTCGACGGGAAAGCGGCAGAGGTATCGTTCGAGCAGATCTGGCCGACTATCTGCGCCTCCCACTTCCGGGGGGAGGAGAGTTCGGCCTTCATTATCGAGCGCTCGCTCATGCGGCCACGCAACGTCCTGAAAATTTTCAACCACGCCCGAGGCTTTGCCACAAACTTCAGCCGCCTCCGGATCAGCGAGGAGGACATCCAGAAGGGGATGCGGGCCTACTCGCAGGATCTGCTAATCGAGCTTGACAGAGAACTTAGCGACGTGCAGCCCGCGGCAAAGGACCTGCTCTACCACTTCATCGACGCTCCGAGCGTGCTCGACGCCGCCGCGCTGGGGCGCATTGTAGAGGAGGCGGGCATCGAGGCGGCGGGCGCAGAGGGCGTGACCGACTTCCTGCTCTACTATGGGGTTCTCGGCGTCCGGACCGGGGACACTGACTTCTTCATATTCAACGTCGCCTACGACCTCAAGGCGCTGAAGATCCGGGCCAAGCGCGGGGGGGCCAACACGCTTTACCTTATCAATCCGGCATTCGGACCGGCTCTCGGTTTGAAGGAGTTCAAGGACAGCGTCGTCGATCTCGATGAGCCGGCCCTGCCGCTCTGA
- a CDS encoding very short patch repair endonuclease: MRGNKSTDTKPEIFVRQLLRLAGYGYRLHRKDLPGKPDIAFIGRRKAVFVHGCFWHQHKGCKRASKPKSRMDYWRPKLERNQARDAANKKALEARGWSVLTVWECEIKQPATLAAKLQAFMDGKHGGGCHSAVDPNGGDPPQP, translated from the coding sequence ATGCGGGGCAACAAGTCCACGGACACCAAGCCCGAGATATTCGTCCGACAACTCCTGCGCCTCGCGGGATACGGGTACCGGCTGCACAGGAAAGACCTACCCGGGAAGCCCGACATCGCGTTCATCGGCCGTCGGAAGGCGGTGTTCGTGCACGGCTGCTTCTGGCATCAGCACAAGGGCTGCAAGAGGGCGAGCAAGCCAAAGAGCCGGATGGATTATTGGCGTCCGAAGCTTGAGCGCAATCAAGCTCGGGATGCTGCTAACAAGAAAGCACTGGAGGCTCGGGGTTGGTCCGTGCTGACAGTCTGGGAATGTGAGATCAAGCAGCCCGCTACACTTGCCGCGAAGCTGCAGGCATTTATGGATGGGAAGCATGGCGGCGGGTGCCACTCCGCAGTTGACCCTAATGGAGGTGATCCACCCCAACCGTAG
- a CDS encoding DNA cytosine methyltransferase, whose amino-acid sequence MPKAVSLFTGCGGSDRGLIDAGFDVVMANDTMGYARDVYLANLPETDYVLGNVADVRSFPEVDLLAGCYPCQGFSVGGVREAGRKINYLYREFDRALRQIKPKAFIVENVSGMRNANNQHLAVNQLTRFRMAGYKVDWSILDARAYGVAQERTRMFFVGIRSDLGVRYEFPQPTHSLPGEDVHGLPSCPTIRDRIEDLPLWPEGEYDNQPFHWYYLSRDRWRDWGQVSRTIVANSRHTPLHPVSPRLKRIGTDEWRFVEDAPARRLSYREAARLQGFGDMTFPETGGTRLRYRVIGNAVPPPLFKAVASAIPDIW is encoded by the coding sequence ATGCCTAAGGCGGTTTCTTTGTTCACCGGCTGCGGGGGCAGCGACAGGGGTCTGATCGACGCGGGCTTCGACGTGGTCATGGCCAACGACACGATGGGCTATGCCCGTGACGTCTACCTCGCGAACTTGCCCGAGACGGATTACGTGCTCGGCAATGTCGCGGACGTCCGCAGCTTCCCCGAGGTGGACCTGCTCGCGGGCTGCTATCCGTGCCAAGGCTTCAGCGTCGGCGGGGTTAGGGAGGCGGGCCGCAAGATCAACTACCTCTACCGCGAGTTCGACCGCGCGCTCCGGCAGATCAAGCCTAAGGCGTTCATCGTCGAGAACGTCTCTGGTATGCGGAACGCCAATAACCAGCACTTGGCCGTGAACCAGCTCACGCGCTTCCGGATGGCGGGCTACAAGGTCGACTGGTCCATCCTTGATGCGCGCGCCTATGGCGTCGCGCAGGAGCGGACGCGTATGTTCTTCGTCGGCATCCGTTCGGACCTGGGCGTGCGGTACGAATTCCCCCAACCCACGCACAGCCTTCCGGGGGAGGACGTTCACGGGCTGCCGTCCTGCCCAACGATACGCGACCGGATCGAGGACCTGCCCTTGTGGCCAGAGGGCGAGTACGACAACCAACCATTCCACTGGTACTACCTGTCCAGGGACCGCTGGCGAGACTGGGGACAGGTGAGCCGGACCATCGTGGCCAACAGCAGGCACACGCCCCTCCATCCCGTGAGCCCCCGCCTCAAGCGCATCGGCACCGACGAGTGGCGCTTCGTCGAGGATGCCCCGGCGCGGCGCCTCTCCTACCGCGAGGCCGCGCGCCTGCAGGGATTCGGGGACATGACGTTCCCGGAAACCGGCGGCACGCGCCTCCGCTACCGCGTCATCGGCAACGCGGTGCCGCCGCCGCTCTTCAAGGCCGTGGCATCGGCAATCCCGGACATCTGGTGA